The following coding sequences lie in one Rutidosis leptorrhynchoides isolate AG116_Rl617_1_P2 chromosome 4, CSIRO_AGI_Rlap_v1, whole genome shotgun sequence genomic window:
- the LOC139844359 gene encoding protein BUD31 homolog 1-like, with translation MPKVKTNRVKYPEGWELVEPTLRELQAKMREAENDSHDGKRKCEALWPIFKIAHQQSRYVFDLYHRRNEISPELYEFCLDQGYADRNLIAKWKKPGYEQLCCLRCMQPRDHNFQTTCVCRVPKHLREESVIECVHCGCKGCASGD, from the exons ATGCCGAAAGTGAAGACGAATCGCGTCAAATACCCGGAGGGCTGGGAACTCGTAGAACCTACTCTTCGTGAATTGCAGGCAAAGATGAGAGAAG CTGAGAATGATTCACATGATGGCAAGCGAAAATGTGAGGCCCTGTGGCCAATATTCAAAATTGCACACCAGCAGAGTCGATATGTCTTTGATCTGTACCACCGCAGGAATGAAATTTCTCCAGAATTGTATGAATTCTGCTTGGATCAAGGGTATGCTGACCGTAATCTCATCGCCAAATGGAAGAAg CCTGGATATGAACAACTTTGCTGTTTAAGATGCATGCAACCACGTGATCACAACTTTCAGACAACGTGTGTTTGTCGAGTGCCCAAGCACCTTAGAGAGGAAAGTGTAATAGAGTGTGTACATTGTGGTTGCAAGGGCTGTGCTAGTGGCGATTGA